From Rhodospirillaceae bacterium, a single genomic window includes:
- a CDS encoding helix-turn-helix transcriptional regulator encodes MNARNEFGIRLRELRKGRGLSQEKLAGEISRSVDALSKLERGLSLPSFETILSLSKVLATPLGDLLEPFDQSARISSNKRSLQSQVMAICQDLDEAKLAIAVKQLKALKDGLVGHE; translated from the coding sequence ATGAATGCACGTAACGAATTTGGGATAAGACTACGCGAACTCCGCAAGGGACGCGGACTCAGCCAGGAGAAACTAGCTGGCGAGATCAGTCGTTCAGTCGATGCATTGTCTAAACTTGAGCGCGGCCTGAGTCTGCCAAGCTTTGAGACAATTCTCAGCCTCTCAAAAGTACTGGCCACGCCCTTAGGCGATTTACTTGAGCCCTTCGATCAATCTGCCAGAATCAGTTCCAATAAACGAAGCTTGCAAAGTCAGGTGATGGCTATCTGCCAAGATCTCGACGAAGCGAAACTTGCTATTGCCGTTAAACAGCTCAAAGCCTTGAAAGACGGTTTA